A genomic window from Chlorobium phaeobacteroides DSM 266 includes:
- a CDS encoding cell division protein FtsQ/DivIB, whose translation MTHMHDPEQKGERLPDIELDTEDRSDGSGPLEPADSGSWKALFLILFLVVIGLGWLGYHASDWQKEVRVREIVIEDARYVSVQELSARLKRYSGMKVHALDIDKVRASVMAIPYIRDAAVSKELNGILRVRVVEREPLALLIDMPTPMVIDQDGVLVPDHKGFSDRSGTLLHVSGITRLDHAERGLRKLSARDYALVHEFTTALQKSDYAALLVREFHFQNNNGSSVFARGSRSRFIMGNDGNFKEKLKKFEIFWQKVVSKKGFERYETVDLRFKDRVFATEVQLPEIVRKDSM comes from the coding sequence ATGACGCATATGCATGATCCCGAACAAAAAGGGGAGAGGCTCCCCGACATTGAGCTTGACACTGAAGATCGGTCAGACGGATCAGGGCCCCTTGAGCCCGCCGACAGCGGGAGCTGGAAGGCACTGTTCCTGATTCTGTTTCTTGTCGTTATAGGGCTTGGCTGGCTCGGATACCATGCTTCTGACTGGCAGAAAGAGGTTCGCGTCAGAGAGATCGTTATCGAAGACGCCAGGTATGTTTCCGTACAGGAACTTTCCGCAAGGTTGAAAAGGTATTCGGGGATGAAAGTTCATGCGCTTGATATTGATAAGGTGAGGGCTTCAGTCATGGCAATTCCCTATATTCGGGACGCAGCGGTCAGTAAAGAGCTTAACGGGATTCTTCGTGTAAGAGTCGTAGAGCGGGAACCGCTTGCGCTCTTGATTGACATGCCGACGCCGATGGTTATCGATCAGGACGGGGTGCTTGTTCCCGACCATAAAGGGTTTTCAGACCGTTCAGGAACGCTCCTTCATGTTTCAGGCATCACCAGACTGGATCATGCCGAAAGGGGATTGCGAAAACTATCGGCAAGGGATTATGCCCTTGTGCACGAATTCACAACAGCCTTGCAGAAGAGCGATTATGCCGCACTGCTTGTACGTGAATTTCATTTTCAAAACAATAACGGCTCCTCGGTTTTTGCAAGAGGATCCAGGAGCCGTTTTATTATGGGTAATGACGGGAATTTCAAGGAAAAGTTGAAAAAATTCGAGATATTCTGGCAAAAGGTCGTTTCCAAAAAAGGTTTCGAAAGATATGAAACTGTGGATCTGCGCTTCAAGGACAGAGTTTTTGCCACGGAAGTACAGTTGCCGGAAATTGTTCGTAAGGATTCGATGTGA
- the murC gene encoding UDP-N-acetylmuramate--L-alanine ligase codes for MELGKTKSVHIVGIGGAGMSAIAELLLTSGFGVTGSDLSSGEVTERLSERGAVIYQGHKAEQVGESDVVVYSSAIRPAENVEIVAAEQAGIPVIKRDEMLGELMRYNYGVCVSGTHGKTTTTAMIATMLIEAGESPTVMIGGVSDYLKGSTVVGSGKYLVIEADEFDRAFLKLTPTIAVINSLESEHMDTYGTIEELRKAFIAFANKVPFYGRVICCVDWPEIRKLIPHLNRRYTTFGIDEPADVMASDMVMDKNRSRFTVRASGKEYPGVSLNVPGRHNVMNALAAFASGLELGIAPERIIAGLTRYSGMRRRFQIKYDNSAGVLVVDDYAHHPSEVKAAVKAARDGWPNAEIVAVFQPHLFSRTREFADEYGWALLRADKIYVADIYPSREKAADYPGVSGSLVAAAVHKAGGKHAEFIADRELLYQTVETCPQKSTVVLFMGAGDITHLSTRLAGEWINKFSA; via the coding sequence ATGGAGCTCGGAAAAACAAAAAGTGTTCATATCGTAGGAATCGGCGGAGCGGGAATGAGCGCCATTGCCGAACTTCTGTTAACCTCGGGTTTCGGGGTAACGGGCTCAGACCTCTCTTCAGGAGAGGTAACCGAGAGGCTCTCGGAACGGGGAGCTGTAATTTACCAGGGGCATAAAGCGGAACAGGTCGGAGAAAGCGACGTTGTCGTTTACTCCTCTGCTATCAGACCGGCAGAAAACGTCGAGATCGTTGCAGCCGAGCAGGCGGGTATTCCTGTGATCAAACGAGACGAGATGCTCGGAGAGCTCATGCGCTATAACTACGGGGTCTGCGTTTCCGGAACACACGGAAAGACAACCACAACGGCAATGATTGCCACCATGCTCATCGAAGCGGGTGAGTCGCCGACGGTCATGATCGGCGGCGTTTCCGACTATCTCAAAGGGAGCACGGTCGTTGGCAGCGGCAAATACCTCGTTATTGAGGCTGACGAGTTTGATCGGGCGTTTTTAAAGCTGACACCAACAATCGCCGTGATCAACAGTCTTGAGTCAGAGCATATGGATACCTATGGGACGATAGAAGAGCTGCGTAAAGCCTTTATCGCTTTTGCCAACAAAGTGCCTTTTTACGGACGAGTCATCTGCTGCGTCGACTGGCCGGAAATCAGGAAACTCATTCCGCATCTCAACCGTCGATACACCACCTTTGGCATTGATGAGCCGGCAGATGTGATGGCCTCGGATATGGTTATGGATAAAAACAGATCCCGTTTCACGGTGCGAGCTTCAGGCAAGGAGTATCCCGGAGTCAGCCTCAATGTTCCTGGCCGGCATAACGTCATGAATGCGCTGGCGGCTTTCGCTTCCGGGCTTGAGCTGGGAATTGCGCCCGAGCGCATTATCGCAGGCCTTACCCGGTACAGCGGCATGAGACGACGGTTTCAGATCAAGTATGACAATAGTGCTGGAGTTCTCGTCGTTGACGATTACGCCCACCATCCCTCAGAAGTCAAGGCTGCGGTAAAAGCAGCAAGAGATGGCTGGCCGAATGCAGAAATTGTCGCTGTTTTTCAGCCTCATCTTTTTTCAAGAACCAGAGAATTTGCGGATGAATATGGTTGGGCGCTTCTTCGAGCCGATAAAATATATGTTGCCGACATCTATCCTTCCAGAGAAAAAGCGGCAGATTATCCCGGTGTGAGCGGGAGTCTGGTTGCCGCGGCGGTACACAAGGCAGGGGGAAAGCATGCCGAATTTATAGCCGACAGGGAACTTTTGTACCAAACGGTCGAAACATGCCCGCAAAAGAGTACGGTCGTACTGTTTATGGGGGCGGGGGATATTACCCATCTGTCTACAAGGCTTGCCGGGGAGTGGATCAATAAATTTTCAGCATGA
- the murG gene encoding undecaprenyldiphospho-muramoylpentapeptide beta-N-acetylglucosaminyltransferase, whose translation MNVLFAGGGTGGHLYPAVAMAGELQKRVPHVKLSFAGTEAGIEAREIPRLGYRLHLLSVRGLKRGRSLGALVDNLGVLADFIGAVRSALAIINSESPDVVVGTGGFVSAPLLLAAQMRGKKTLIQEQNAFPGVTTKLLSLFASEIHLSFEEAKPYIARKKEVYISGNPSRSFSAIDPDQARLRFGLAESLPTLLVFGGSRGARSINNAVLKWLDQITASANLIWQTGSLDYERIKAGVTSSARIWIGPYIENMGEAYAASELVVCRAGASTIAEVTNTAKPSVLVPYPHATGDHQRHNARALAENGAALLIDDEHLQAPESRQLVLDLLHDRTRRSAMSKAALLLAYPDATAALVDRIIRLAKS comes from the coding sequence ATGAACGTCCTGTTTGCCGGAGGCGGAACCGGAGGCCATCTTTATCCGGCGGTTGCCATGGCGGGCGAACTCCAGAAAAGGGTTCCCCATGTAAAGCTCTCTTTTGCAGGAACGGAGGCAGGAATCGAGGCCAGAGAAATTCCCCGGCTCGGCTATCGTCTTCACCTGCTGTCGGTAAGAGGATTGAAGCGCGGCCGCTCTTTGGGGGCGCTTGTTGATAACCTTGGCGTGCTTGCCGATTTTATCGGGGCGGTTCGGAGCGCTTTAGCGATTATAAACAGCGAATCCCCCGACGTTGTCGTCGGAACGGGCGGCTTTGTCAGCGCCCCGCTTCTGCTTGCCGCCCAGATGAGAGGCAAAAAAACGCTGATCCAGGAACAGAATGCGTTTCCCGGCGTAACAACAAAGCTGCTCTCTCTTTTTGCCAGCGAGATACATCTCTCTTTCGAAGAGGCGAAACCGTATATTGCAAGAAAAAAAGAGGTATATATCTCCGGCAATCCATCTCGTTCATTCTCCGCTATCGATCCCGACCAAGCGCGATTGCGCTTCGGTCTCGCTGAATCACTGCCTACGCTGCTTGTTTTCGGCGGCAGTCGGGGAGCTCGCTCGATCAACAATGCCGTCCTGAAGTGGCTTGATCAGATCACCGCATCGGCTAACCTGATCTGGCAGACCGGCAGCCTTGATTACGAAAGGATAAAAGCCGGGGTAACGTCTTCCGCGAGAATCTGGATAGGCCCGTACATCGAAAATATGGGCGAAGCCTACGCCGCATCGGAACTTGTGGTGTGCAGGGCCGGGGCCTCCACCATCGCGGAGGTGACCAATACGGCAAAACCCTCGGTGCTGGTTCCCTATCCGCATGCGACAGGAGATCATCAGCGCCATAACGCGCGCGCTCTGGCAGAAAACGGCGCAGCCTTGCTTATAGACGACGAGCATCTTCAGGCGCCTGAATCACGACAACTTGTTCTCGATCTGCTGCATGACCGGACAAGACGCTCCGCCATGAGCAAGGCCGCTCTTTTGCTTGCTTATCCGGATGCGACGGCAGCGCTTGTTGACAGAATCATCCGCCTTGCAAAATCATAA
- a CDS encoding FtsW/RodA/SpoVE family cell cycle protein — MIHNAKEIGNAEPPPALSAQSQGEVIAGKLLLLVVTMLMCIGVVVVYSSGAGWAENKFSSSEYFLWRQLAFSLLGIVTIIVFARLDYHVFRKTSKLFLLASIFLLTLLLLLKMVGLISGAARWIGYGPMKFQVSDLAKYALIFHFSTLISEKQRYIEDFHDSFLPLLILLLTVVSLIALEPNFSTAALIAIIGVIMMFIGGVKLKYLFSLLGLLIPIGAAYALSANYRMERINSFFSGTEKGLSYQVLQALIGLGNGGLFGLGIGASKQRELYLPLSYNDFVFVVIGEEYGLVGALVVISLFVGFFICGLIIAKHAPDNFGRYVASGITIAIVFFAFINIAVACHLLPTTGVALPFISYGGTALIFNSLGVGILISISRHKKRNHPERSSSDDESGGGI; from the coding sequence ATGATACATAACGCCAAAGAGATCGGTAATGCCGAACCCCCTCCGGCACTATCCGCTCAATCACAGGGGGAGGTTATCGCAGGCAAACTGCTGTTGCTTGTCGTGACCATGCTGATGTGCATCGGCGTGGTTGTCGTCTACAGCAGCGGAGCGGGATGGGCCGAAAACAAATTTTCGAGCTCCGAATATTTTCTGTGGAGGCAGCTTGCCTTTTCGCTGCTTGGCATTGTCACGATTATAGTGTTTGCCCGGCTTGATTACCACGTGTTTCGAAAAACCAGCAAACTCTTTCTGCTCGCAAGTATTTTTCTTTTGACCCTCCTTCTTCTCTTGAAAATGGTTGGGCTCATTTCCGGAGCAGCGCGGTGGATAGGGTACGGGCCTATGAAATTCCAGGTCTCCGACCTGGCGAAATATGCGCTCATTTTTCATTTCTCAACGCTGATAAGCGAAAAGCAGCGGTATATCGAGGATTTTCATGACTCTTTTCTTCCGCTCCTCATACTTCTGCTCACGGTTGTTTCGCTCATTGCCCTTGAGCCCAATTTCAGCACGGCGGCCCTGATTGCCATTATCGGGGTTATCATGATGTTTATCGGGGGAGTGAAATTAAAGTATCTATTCTCTCTGCTGGGGCTTTTGATTCCGATCGGCGCAGCGTATGCTCTCAGTGCAAACTATCGGATGGAGAGGATCAACTCCTTTTTCAGCGGCACTGAAAAAGGGCTGAGCTACCAGGTGCTTCAGGCGCTCATCGGTCTTGGCAACGGCGGCCTTTTCGGACTGGGAATCGGCGCCAGCAAACAGAGGGAACTCTATCTGCCGCTCTCGTATAACGACTTTGTGTTCGTTGTTATAGGCGAAGAGTACGGTCTTGTCGGGGCACTTGTCGTGATTTCGCTCTTTGTCGGCTTTTTTATCTGCGGCCTTATTATCGCAAAACACGCGCCCGACAATTTCGGCAGATATGTGGCCAGCGGCATTACGATAGCGATTGTTTTTTTTGCATTTATCAATATAGCAGTAGCCTGCCATCTTCTTCCTACGACAGGCGTGGCCCTTCCCTTTATCAGTTACGGAGGTACGGCGCTTATTTTCAACTCTCTCGGAGTGGGGATTCTTATCAGCATATCGCGACACAAGAAAAGGAACCATCCTGAACGATCATCATCGGATGATGAATCGGGAGGCGGCATATGA
- the murD gene encoding UDP-N-acetylmuramoyl-L-alanine--D-glutamate ligase, with translation MDVAGKKVAVLGARRSGMAVAELLSLKGASVFVSELGTIGAHESARLQALRIPFEEGGHSDNVLCTDFCVISPGIPGRAPVVRAMLEKGIPLFSEIEVAYWFCKARIIGITGTDGKTTTATLVHRIFETDGMTHRYRAFSVGNIGQPFSSRVLTMRPEDVAVIELSSYQLEGCCTFRPDVSVITNITPDHLDRYEGELHNYAQTKYRIYAHQGKEDTLVYNDDDPLLHDHFASNRETLPCRIVPFGIGCKPEHAGFAAAVRFCDHRIVFDAGAKSENIIEAEDFLKRSFRGRHNIANALAAVAAARALGIGNEAIRSALQGFSGVEHRQEFVRTLDGSDWINDSKATNINALSQALETVPGRMVLIAGGRDKGSDYREIAGIVRKKVAALVAIGEAREKLCAAYGGMVDVRSANSLEEAVSLARALVEPGQTVLFSPGCSSFDMFEDFEDRGRQFKKLTTDLRS, from the coding sequence ATGGACGTTGCGGGTAAAAAAGTAGCCGTGCTTGGCGCAAGACGAAGCGGTATGGCAGTTGCCGAACTGCTTTCGCTTAAAGGAGCCTCGGTCTTTGTAAGCGAGCTCGGTACAATTGGAGCGCACGAATCAGCCCGTCTGCAGGCATTGCGGATCCCTTTTGAAGAGGGAGGGCATTCCGACAACGTGCTTTGCACGGATTTCTGTGTGATCAGTCCGGGGATTCCCGGGCGGGCCCCGGTTGTCAGAGCGATGCTCGAAAAAGGCATTCCCCTATTCAGCGAGATCGAGGTTGCGTACTGGTTCTGCAAGGCGAGAATTATAGGTATTACCGGCACGGACGGCAAAACAACGACAGCGACGCTGGTGCACCGTATTTTTGAAACGGACGGGATGACGCATCGATACCGGGCGTTCAGCGTAGGCAATATCGGTCAGCCATTCTCATCGAGAGTGCTCACCATGCGCCCCGAAGACGTTGCCGTTATTGAGCTGAGCAGTTATCAGCTCGAAGGATGCTGCACCTTCAGGCCCGACGTATCGGTGATAACCAATATAACCCCGGATCACCTCGACCGGTATGAAGGGGAGCTGCATAACTACGCGCAAACAAAGTATCGAATTTACGCCCATCAGGGCAAAGAGGACACGCTGGTCTATAATGATGACGACCCGCTTCTTCACGACCATTTTGCCTCAAACAGGGAGACCCTCCCGTGCCGCATCGTTCCGTTCGGTATCGGATGCAAGCCGGAACATGCGGGTTTTGCTGCGGCGGTAAGGTTTTGCGACCACAGGATCGTTTTTGACGCCGGGGCAAAGAGCGAGAACATTATCGAAGCGGAAGATTTTCTGAAACGGAGTTTTCGTGGCCGTCACAATATTGCCAATGCCCTTGCCGCCGTCGCTGCCGCTCGTGCGCTCGGTATCGGCAACGAAGCCATCCGTTCTGCGCTTCAGGGATTCAGCGGAGTCGAACATCGTCAGGAATTTGTGCGGACGCTTGACGGGAGCGACTGGATCAATGACTCAAAAGCAACCAACATCAATGCGCTTTCTCAGGCACTCGAAACCGTACCCGGACGGATGGTGCTTATTGCCGGAGGAAGAGACAAAGGCAGCGATTACAGGGAGATCGCCGGGATTGTCAGAAAAAAAGTCGCGGCTCTTGTTGCAATAGGCGAAGCTCGCGAAAAACTCTGCGCCGCATACGGAGGCATGGTCGATGTCAGATCTGCCAACTCCCTTGAAGAGGCGGTTTCTCTTGCCAGAGCCTTGGTTGAACCCGGCCAGACGGTGCTGTTTTCGCCGGGGTGTTCTAGTTTCGACATGTTTGAGGATTTCGAGGATCGGGGGAGGCAGTTTAAAAAATTAACGACGGATCTGCGCTCATGA
- the mraY gene encoding phospho-N-acetylmuramoyl-pentapeptide-transferase, with amino-acid sequence MLYYLLKYINDVFDPPGFGVIEFLTFRASAAAITALLISLMAGPWFIRYLKGRFIEPVKEEAPPEHKKKKELPTMGGILIIFSIEVSVFLWAKFDDPHVWLVMLAIFWMGLIGFIDDYRKVVLKIKGGLSARYKLLGQISLGLVIGLYTWFDPAFAVLLSKTTIPFIKQLSIDYGIFYIPIVIFIITAVSNSVNLTDGLDGLASGTTAIVVSALGAFSYLAGNAVYADYLKIPFIPGGGEIAVVCMAIVMACVGFLWFNSNPAEIIMGDTGSLALGSAVAVIALLIKQELLLPVLAGVFVLEALSVSMQVLYFKLTKKLSGQGRRIFLMAPLHHHFQLKGWAEQKIVIRFWIISILFFLTSLMTLKLR; translated from the coding sequence ATGCTTTATTATCTTCTGAAATACATTAACGATGTGTTTGATCCCCCGGGGTTCGGCGTCATCGAATTCCTGACGTTCAGGGCAAGCGCAGCGGCAATAACGGCGCTTTTGATCAGTCTTATGGCGGGGCCGTGGTTTATCCGCTATCTCAAAGGCCGTTTTATCGAGCCGGTCAAAGAGGAGGCGCCTCCCGAACATAAAAAGAAAAAAGAGCTCCCTACCATGGGTGGCATTCTGATCATCTTTTCCATCGAGGTATCGGTATTTCTCTGGGCAAAATTTGATGATCCTCACGTCTGGCTTGTCATGCTTGCCATTTTCTGGATGGGTCTTATCGGGTTTATTGACGACTATCGAAAGGTTGTCCTCAAGATCAAGGGCGGTTTATCGGCGCGCTACAAACTTCTTGGCCAGATATCCCTTGGCCTTGTGATCGGCCTCTATACATGGTTCGACCCGGCTTTTGCCGTTCTGTTGTCAAAAACCACCATACCGTTTATCAAACAACTGAGCATCGACTACGGGATTTTCTATATCCCGATTGTCATCTTTATCATCACGGCCGTCTCAAACTCAGTGAACCTCACCGACGGGCTTGACGGGCTTGCCTCCGGAACGACGGCTATTGTGGTATCCGCTCTTGGCGCGTTCTCCTATCTGGCAGGCAACGCGGTCTATGCCGATTATCTGAAAATTCCCTTTATTCCCGGAGGTGGCGAGATTGCCGTTGTCTGTATGGCAATCGTGATGGCATGCGTTGGTTTTTTATGGTTTAATTCCAATCCGGCGGAGATCATTATGGGCGATACCGGTTCGCTTGCCCTCGGCAGCGCGGTTGCCGTTATTGCGCTGCTCATCAAACAGGAACTGCTCCTGCCGGTGCTTGCCGGCGTTTTTGTTCTTGAAGCTCTGTCGGTTTCAATGCAGGTGCTCTACTTCAAACTGACAAAAAAGCTCTCGGGTCAAGGGCGCCGAATATTTCTGATGGCCCCGCTGCACCACCATTTTCAGCTGAAAGGATGGGCAGAACAGAAAATCGTTATCAGGTTCTGGATTATAAGCATTCTGTTTTTTTTAACGAGTCTTATGACCTTAAAGCTCAGGTGA
- a CDS encoding UDP-N-acetylmuramoyl-tripeptide--D-alanyl-D-alanine ligase encodes MQGVLNIEELSLKFPVTVAGNGDVRGIVTDPVVVIDSRAVVDGAIFVALQGEHTDGHQYIDEVFAKGAHWAMVKKAWYESEGAPAAPEGCGFLVVEDPVAGLQRLAAIYRQTFSIPVIAVGGSNGKTTTKEMVAAVLGTGFTVQTSKGNLNNHLGVPLTLLQLRRQTGIAVVEMGINHPGEMELLLELARPTHGLLTNIGHEHLEFLLNLEGVAAEETRLFRYLQQHGGTCFVNADDLWLKEAAEGLTGSFTYGTADDSQIACQARHIAVDRSGRVSFEFVSGGLSERIALHFIGKHNVINALAAAAVGTYFGLSLEQIKKGLEALRPSPGWKRLEVQDAGGVVLINDTYNANSDSMRLAIDALVDIPCSGKKIAVLGDMLELGEAGIVEHEKTGRYIQQSPIDLLFTYGRHARLYGIEAGARCHGHYENRQKLLDELKMVVQPGDAVLFKASRSMRLELVVEALIKERTTM; translated from the coding sequence ATGCAAGGGGTGCTGAATATTGAAGAGCTATCGCTCAAATTCCCTGTAACCGTTGCCGGAAACGGCGATGTGCGCGGGATAGTAACGGATCCTGTTGTGGTTATTGACTCCAGAGCGGTCGTCGACGGCGCGATATTTGTTGCTCTGCAGGGAGAGCATACCGACGGGCATCAGTACATCGACGAGGTGTTTGCCAAAGGCGCTCATTGGGCGATGGTGAAAAAGGCATGGTATGAATCAGAAGGGGCTCCCGCCGCGCCGGAAGGGTGCGGCTTTCTGGTCGTCGAGGATCCTGTCGCCGGACTTCAGCGGCTTGCGGCCATCTACCGGCAAACCTTTTCGATTCCGGTTATTGCCGTCGGAGGCAGTAATGGAAAAACAACAACGAAAGAGATGGTTGCGGCCGTTCTTGGTACGGGATTTACGGTTCAGACGAGCAAAGGGAACCTGAACAACCATCTTGGCGTCCCCTTGACCCTGCTGCAGCTCCGTCGGCAAACCGGGATTGCCGTCGTCGAAATGGGTATCAATCATCCCGGCGAGATGGAACTGCTCCTTGAACTGGCCCGCCCGACCCATGGCCTTCTGACCAATATCGGCCACGAACATCTGGAGTTTCTTCTGAACCTCGAAGGCGTTGCCGCCGAAGAAACCAGGCTTTTCAGATACCTTCAACAGCATGGAGGCACCTGCTTTGTCAATGCAGACGATCTCTGGTTGAAGGAAGCCGCCGAAGGATTGACCGGCAGTTTTACATACGGAACTGCTGACGACAGCCAGATAGCCTGCCAAGCGCGCCATATTGCTGTCGACCGATCAGGACGAGTCTCCTTCGAGTTTGTTTCCGGCGGGTTGTCCGAAAGAATCGCCCTGCATTTTATAGGAAAACACAACGTCATCAACGCACTGGCCGCCGCGGCAGTGGGCACTTATTTCGGCCTTTCGCTTGAGCAGATCAAAAAAGGGCTCGAAGCGCTGCGTCCATCCCCCGGCTGGAAACGCCTTGAAGTCCAGGACGCGGGAGGCGTCGTGCTGATCAACGATACCTACAACGCCAATTCAGACTCCATGCGTCTTGCCATCGATGCGCTTGTCGATATACCGTGCAGTGGCAAAAAAATCGCCGTGCTCGGCGATATGCTTGAACTTGGCGAAGCGGGAATAGTTGAACATGAAAAAACAGGCAGGTATATTCAGCAAAGTCCGATCGACCTGCTGTTTACCTATGGGCGACATGCCCGGCTCTACGGTATTGAGGCCGGAGCCCGCTGCCACGGCCATTACGAAAATCGGCAAAAGCTGCTGGATGAGTTGAAGATGGTCGTTCAGCCGGGTGACGCCGTGCTGTTCAAGGCATCAAGAAGTATGCGGCTTGAGCTGGTTGTCGAGGCGCTGATCAAAGAAAGAACAACAATGTAG
- a CDS encoding UDP-N-acetylmuramoyl-L-alanyl-D-glutamate--2,6-diaminopimelate ligase, giving the protein MSLADLIRQIPVLEAAGGSTTSLPVSMISSDSRDVLPGALFIAVRGYSADGHRFIKSAVERGAAAVLCEEIPPVLPDASLPYLRVEDARQALALAARQFYGFASDALHVIGVTGTNGKTTTARLITAMLNACGIRTGYIGTNLCTFGEQQIPLDRTTPEAHILHALFRRMLDSGCSVAVMEVSSHALVLQRVYGITFHAAVFTNLSMEHLDFHKTMQEYAGAKRQLFEQLSPQGFAVINSDDPRAEEMVSKINPEKRFCCTLDQTGRVAGDASRRFSAELIDQSIASATIRLCFPDAQQTISTVLPGQYNVMNLLQAAAVGCGMGLGSPVVAAALDALPGVAGRMERIMDRRRKEFVFVDYAHTPDALFKALSTLNALKSPASRLIVVFGCGGNRDRLKRPEMGRIAVENADLVILTSDNPRDEDPEMIIDEIEKGIRVKNHKRITDRAQAIRTAVALLQPGDVLLVAGKGHEQYQETAGEKSFFSDQETLRNALAEENAGEPEKGAVCKGC; this is encoded by the coding sequence ATGTCGCTCGCGGATCTCATCCGGCAGATCCCCGTACTCGAAGCGGCAGGCGGCAGCACGACGTCCCTACCGGTGAGCATGATCAGCTCCGACTCAAGGGATGTTCTGCCCGGAGCGCTTTTTATTGCCGTACGAGGATATTCTGCGGATGGTCATCGATTTATCAAGAGCGCCGTTGAGCGAGGCGCTGCGGCGGTTTTATGCGAAGAGATTCCACCTGTGCTTCCCGACGCATCGCTCCCTTATCTCAGAGTCGAGGATGCTCGTCAGGCCCTGGCGCTTGCCGCCCGCCAGTTTTACGGTTTTGCGTCAGACGCCCTTCACGTTATCGGCGTGACGGGAACAAACGGCAAGACAACCACCGCAAGACTTATAACGGCAATGCTCAATGCCTGCGGCATTCGGACGGGCTACATCGGCACAAACCTCTGTACGTTTGGCGAACAGCAGATTCCTCTTGACCGGACTACCCCTGAAGCGCATATTCTTCACGCCCTCTTCAGGAGGATGCTTGATAGCGGATGTTCCGTAGCCGTTATGGAAGTCTCCTCGCACGCCCTGGTGCTGCAGAGGGTATATGGCATAACCTTTCATGCGGCGGTTTTTACCAATCTGAGCATGGAGCATCTTGATTTTCATAAAACCATGCAGGAGTATGCCGGGGCAAAACGGCAGTTGTTCGAGCAGCTTTCTCCGCAAGGTTTTGCCGTTATTAACAGTGACGATCCGCGGGCAGAGGAGATGGTATCGAAAATAAACCCTGAAAAGAGGTTCTGCTGCACGCTTGACCAGACAGGCCGGGTTGCTGGAGATGCCTCCCGGAGGTTTTCGGCAGAGCTCATCGATCAATCGATTGCCTCAGCAACCATACGCCTCTGTTTTCCTGACGCACAGCAGACGATCTCTACCGTTCTTCCCGGACAGTATAACGTGATGAACCTGCTTCAGGCTGCGGCTGTCGGTTGCGGCATGGGTCTGGGTTCGCCGGTGGTTGCGGCAGCGCTCGACGCGTTGCCGGGGGTTGCTGGCCGAATGGAGCGGATCATGGATCGGCGACGCAAGGAGTTCGTTTTTGTTGATTATGCCCATACTCCGGATGCACTTTTCAAAGCGCTTTCAACCTTGAACGCACTGAAATCGCCTGCCTCCCGCCTTATCGTGGTATTCGGCTGCGGAGGAAACAGAGACCGCCTGAAGAGGCCGGAAATGGGTAGGATAGCTGTGGAAAACGCTGACCTGGTTATTCTGACCTCCGATAATCCGCGGGATGAAGATCCGGAGATGATTATTGATGAAATCGAGAAAGGCATAAGAGTGAAAAATCATAAAAGAATAACCGATCGAGCTCAAGCCATCAGAACGGCAGTCGCCCTGCTTCAGCCGGGAGACGTCCTGCTTGTGGCAGGAAAAGGTCACGAACAATATCAGGAAACTGCCGGCGAAAAAAGCTTTTTTTCAGATCAGGAAACGCTTCGAAACGCTCTTGCTGAAGAAAATGCCGGTGAGCCGGAAAAGGGGGCCGTATGCAAGGGGTGCTGA